A genome region from Microplitis demolitor isolate Queensland-Clemson2020A chromosome 1, iyMicDemo2.1a, whole genome shotgun sequence includes the following:
- the LOC103580111 gene encoding uncharacterized protein LOC103580111, which translates to MSSRSKKLIEIVTSRFNKSPVLTNAIESATERAHVQLTHFQNIASKKYDTIVKQVNGATIIQDLKLAALEPAPMPKQLVIWWKWYQQLTGLEDVEVARQQMITVQDKLFDCQNRRRDLNNQASVIAEKLKQVYGELIQTRREDPKYVQLTILENKALQDQSRIISHLSLLENEERDHFTQLATAIKEYHDSQNINAQKYKYLSILASAVIAILSLGGSMIYNNKRIADVHKIIAEGQSKNEVIFKNYFSTLEESIREFKNKKVFIDWNKAPDIKYQSNQSPSDISSVDPQIKNVNVDRKIILGGALVLLLIILNRISS; encoded by the exons atgtcaagtcgttcaaaaaaattaattgaaatagttaCATCAAGGTTTAATAAATCACCGGTTTTAACAAACGCTATTGAATCAGCAACTGAAAGAGCTCATGTACAATTAactcattttcaaaatattgctAGCAAAAAATATGACACTATTGTcaag cAAGTCAATGGGGCAACAATCATCCAGGATTTAAAATTAGCAGCATTAGAGCCAGCGCCGATGCCAAAGCAGCTGGTAATCTGGTGGAAATGGTACCAGCAGCTAACAGGTCTCGAAGATGTCGAAGTAGCAAGACAGCAGATGATAACCGTCCAAGACAAATTATTCGATTGTCAAAACCGCCGGCGAGATCTCAACAACCAGGCTTCTGTGATAGCCGAGAAATTGAAACAAGTCTACGGCGAGTTGATTCAAACCAGGCGGGAAGATCCAAAGTATGTGCAGTTAACAATCTTAGAAAATAAAGCTCTGCAAGATCAGAGCAGAATAATATCTCATTTAAGTCTACTGGAAAATGAGGAACGCGATCACTTTACCCAGTTGGCCACTGCCATAAAAGAGTATCATGACAGCCAGAATATTAACgcgcaaaaatataaatatctgtCTATTTTAGCTTCCGCTGTCATCGCGATACTTTCTCTAGGCGGGTCaatgatttataataataaaagaatagccgACGTCCATAAAATAATTGCCGAGGGACAGAGTAAAAACGAagttatattcaaaaattatttttctacccTGGAGGAAAGCATTagagagtttaaaaataaaaaagtttttattgattGGAATAAAGCACctgatattaaatatcaaagtaATCAGAGTCCTAGTGATATTTCATCTGTTGACccacaaattaaaaatgttaatgtagatagaaaaataatacttgGCGGTGCGCTTGTCTtactcttaattattttaaatcggaTATCgtcttag
- the LOC103580110 gene encoding protein SGT1 homolog, which yields MASEAEAINNQMPTPKINHDWYQTEAFVIVTVLAKNTSNVKVQYSERTLSVSAKLPSGNEYSLELDLAHEIVPDQCSYKVIPSKIEIKLKKREGLRWNLLEGNPAVKEDIKPIPQEILVSNQPPKYPSSSKKSKDWDKVEKEIEKQEAEEKPEGDAALNSLFQQIYGTGSDEVRKAMNKSFIESGGTVLSTNWSEVGKGTVEKRPPDGLEWKSWE from the exons atggCGAGCGAAGCAGAAGCTATAAACAATCAa aTGCCAACTCCGAAAATAAATCATGACTGGTATCAAACAGAAGCTTTCGTTATTGTGACAGTGCTGGCTAAGAATACGAGTAACGTTAAAGTTCAATATAGCGAAAGAAct TTAAGTGTGAGCGCTAAATTACCTTCTGGGAATGAGTATAGTTTGGAATTAGATTTGGCCCATGAGATAGTTCCAGATCAGTGTTCATATAAAGTTATACCGtctaaaatagaaataaaattaaagaaacgtGAAGGCCTTAGATGGAATTTATTAGAAGGCAATCCAGCAGTTAAAGAAGATATTAAACCTATACCTCAAG aaatACTTGTCTCAAACCAGCCACCAAAATATCCAAGCTCaagtaaaaaatcaaaagattgggataaagttgaaaaagaaatagaaaaacagGAGGCTGAAGAAAAACCTGAAGGCGATGCCGCGCTTAATTCTCTATTCCAACAAATTTATGGCACTGGATCCGATGAAGTTCGCAAGGCCATGAATAAATCATTC ATCGAATCTGGCGGTACTGTTTTGAGCACGAATTGGTCCGAGGTCGGAAAAGGCACCGTCGAAAAACGTCCACCTGACGGCCTTGAATGGAAATCATGGGAATGA